In a single window of the Danio rerio strain Tuebingen ecotype United States chromosome 20, GRCz12tu, whole genome shotgun sequence genome:
- the si:dkey-63j12.4 gene encoding uncharacterized protein isoform X1 has product MVDKDQAEVNAIRKVFNESDILLCWYHVTQAVTRWLSISESGVNGPEKTDSRAHIIQFMSEMKCCSKAQEFKEKAEMFHCQFRNFKYVCKYFRNNWETIGHLWSNFGRCYKQRL; this is encoded by the exons ATGGTTGATAAAGACCAGGCTGAAGTCAATGCCATCCGTAAGGTGTTCAACGAGTCAGACATTCTCCTTTGTTGGTACCATGTAACGCAA GCAGTAACTCGTTGGCTGTCAATATCTGAATCTGGTGTGAATGGACCTGAAAAGACAGATTCAAGAGCGCACATCATACAGTTTATGTCAGAGATGAAATGCTGTTCAAAG GCACAAGAATTTAAGGAAAAGGCTGAGATGTTTCACTGCCAGTTTAGGAACTTCAAATATGTCTGCAAGTACTTCAGGAACAACTGGGAGACAATTGGTCATCTGTGGTCTAACTTTGGAAGATGCTATAAACAGAGACTCTGA